One window from the genome of Eucalyptus grandis isolate ANBG69807.140 chromosome 7, ASM1654582v1, whole genome shotgun sequence encodes:
- the LOC104453897 gene encoding ureide permease 1 isoform X1 has product MDFSWTPFLNFFSIEGTTSSGLKMYLVENKVGAIACMLLSLFFLGTWPAIFTFLERRGRLPQHTYLDYSITNLLAAVFIAFTLGEIGKGTTDSPNFLDQLSQDNWPSVLFALAGGVLLSLGNLATQYALALVGLSVTLVITCSTTVVIGTTINYFLDNKINNAEILFPGVGCFFIAVCLASAVHASNADDTKMKLDQSGLGNIDAKTSSFSALKGVHQNDEDMENASGLSEKVEVGTADSLIELEYRRAIKVLGRNTLSGLGIAFFGGVCFALFSPAFNLATNDQWHTLKEGVPHLTVYTAFFYFSISCFIVAAVLNVSFLYHPILNLPRSSFKAYSSDWNGRGWALLAGLLCGFGNGLQFMGGEAAGYAAADAVQALPLVSTFWGILLFGEYRRSSRRTYVLLVSMLFMFVVAVVLLIASAGQRSVSATA; this is encoded by the exons ATG GATTTTTCGTGGACgcctttcttgaattttttttcgatAGAAGGAACAACTTCAAGTGGTTTGAAAATGTATCTCGTGGAGAACAAAGTAGGAGCCATAGCATGCATGCTGCTTTCGCTCTTCTTCTTGGGAACATGGCCTGCCATCTTCACTTTTCTGGAGAGGCGAGGCCGCCTTCCGCAGCATACTTATCTGGATTACAGCATCACCAATCTCCTGGCAGCTGTATTTATTGCCTTCACTCTTGGGGAGATAGGCAAGGGCACCACAGATTCACCCAATTTTCTGGATCAGCTTTCTCAG GATAATTGGCCATCCGTTCTGTTTGCTCTGGCAGGTGGAGTGCTCCTCAGTCTAGGAAATCTTGCCACACAATATGCATTGGCTTTGGTTGGTTTATCAGTGACATTAGTCATCACTTGCAGCACGACTGTTGTTATAG GCACAACTATAAACTACTTCTTGGATAACAAGATCAACAATGCGGAGATTCTTTTCCCAGGAGTGGGTTGCTTTTTCATTGCAGTTTGTCTGGCCTCAGCTGTCCATGCATCAAATGCAGACGATACCAAAATGAAGCTTGACCAGTCAGGTCTTGGCAATATTGATGCCAA GACTTCAAGCTTTTCTGCCTTGAAAGGAGTACATCAAAATGATG AAGATATGGAAAATGCAAGTGGTTTATCTGAGAAGGTGGAAGTAGGGACAGCAGATTCTCTGATCGAGCTTGAGTACCGAAGAGCAATTAAG GTTCTTGGGAGGAACACTTTGTCTGGTCTTGGAATAGCTTTCTTCGGTGGTGTCtgctttgctcttttctcaCCTGCATTTAATTTGGCAACAAATGATCAGTGGCATACTTTGAAGGAGGGTGTTCCTCACTTGACAGTTTACACTGCATTTTTCTACTTCTCGATATCATGCTTCATCGTTGCTGCTGTTCTGAATGTCAGCTTCCTCTACCATCCTATCCTTAATTTACCCAGATCATCATTCAAAGCTTATTCAAGTGACTGGAATGGAAGAGGTTGGGCTCTTTTAGCTGGCCTTTTGTGCGGATTTGGTAATGGCCTCCAATTTATGGGAGGTGAGGCTGCCGGATATGCTGCCGCAGATGCTGTTCAG GCACTCCCGCTTGTTAGCACTTTCTGGGGCATACTTCTGTTTGGAGAGTACCGCAGATCATCGAGGAGAACCTATGTGCTGCTTGTTAGCATGCTATTCATGTTTGTTGTGGCCGTTGTGCTTCTCATTGCGTC
- the LOC104453897 gene encoding ureide permease 1 isoform X2, with translation MDFSWTPFLNFFSIEGTTSSGLKMYLVENKVGAIACMLLSLFFLGTWPAIFTFLERRGRLPQHTYLDYSITNLLAAVFIAFTLGEIGKGTTDSPNFLDQLSQDNWPSVLFALAGGVLLSLGNLATQYALALVGLSVTLVITCSTTVVIGTTINYFLDNKINNAEILFPGVGCFFIAVCLASAVHASNADDTKMKLDQSGLGNIDAKTSSFSALKGVHQNDDMENASGLSEKVEVGTADSLIELEYRRAIKVLGRNTLSGLGIAFFGGVCFALFSPAFNLATNDQWHTLKEGVPHLTVYTAFFYFSISCFIVAAVLNVSFLYHPILNLPRSSFKAYSSDWNGRGWALLAGLLCGFGNGLQFMGGEAAGYAAADAVQALPLVSTFWGILLFGEYRRSSRRTYVLLVSMLFMFVVAVVLLIASAGQRSVSATA, from the exons ATG GATTTTTCGTGGACgcctttcttgaattttttttcgatAGAAGGAACAACTTCAAGTGGTTTGAAAATGTATCTCGTGGAGAACAAAGTAGGAGCCATAGCATGCATGCTGCTTTCGCTCTTCTTCTTGGGAACATGGCCTGCCATCTTCACTTTTCTGGAGAGGCGAGGCCGCCTTCCGCAGCATACTTATCTGGATTACAGCATCACCAATCTCCTGGCAGCTGTATTTATTGCCTTCACTCTTGGGGAGATAGGCAAGGGCACCACAGATTCACCCAATTTTCTGGATCAGCTTTCTCAG GATAATTGGCCATCCGTTCTGTTTGCTCTGGCAGGTGGAGTGCTCCTCAGTCTAGGAAATCTTGCCACACAATATGCATTGGCTTTGGTTGGTTTATCAGTGACATTAGTCATCACTTGCAGCACGACTGTTGTTATAG GCACAACTATAAACTACTTCTTGGATAACAAGATCAACAATGCGGAGATTCTTTTCCCAGGAGTGGGTTGCTTTTTCATTGCAGTTTGTCTGGCCTCAGCTGTCCATGCATCAAATGCAGACGATACCAAAATGAAGCTTGACCAGTCAGGTCTTGGCAATATTGATGCCAA GACTTCAAGCTTTTCTGCCTTGAAAGGAGTACATCAAAATGATG ATATGGAAAATGCAAGTGGTTTATCTGAGAAGGTGGAAGTAGGGACAGCAGATTCTCTGATCGAGCTTGAGTACCGAAGAGCAATTAAG GTTCTTGGGAGGAACACTTTGTCTGGTCTTGGAATAGCTTTCTTCGGTGGTGTCtgctttgctcttttctcaCCTGCATTTAATTTGGCAACAAATGATCAGTGGCATACTTTGAAGGAGGGTGTTCCTCACTTGACAGTTTACACTGCATTTTTCTACTTCTCGATATCATGCTTCATCGTTGCTGCTGTTCTGAATGTCAGCTTCCTCTACCATCCTATCCTTAATTTACCCAGATCATCATTCAAAGCTTATTCAAGTGACTGGAATGGAAGAGGTTGGGCTCTTTTAGCTGGCCTTTTGTGCGGATTTGGTAATGGCCTCCAATTTATGGGAGGTGAGGCTGCCGGATATGCTGCCGCAGATGCTGTTCAG GCACTCCCGCTTGTTAGCACTTTCTGGGGCATACTTCTGTTTGGAGAGTACCGCAGATCATCGAGGAGAACCTATGTGCTGCTTGTTAGCATGCTATTCATGTTTGTTGTGGCCGTTGTGCTTCTCATTGCGTC